The nucleotide sequence CCGTCAGGTACGCAGGCACGGCACCGCCCACGGCCAGGTCGTTGACCGTCCCGTACACCGCCAGCCTTCCGATGTCGCCGCCCGGGAAAAAGAGAGGCGACACGACGAACGAGTCGGTGGTGACGGCCAGGCGCACCCCGTCCAACGGCACCACCGCCTGGTCGCCGGCCTGCTCCAGGTACGGGTTGCGGAACGCGGGCAAGAACAGGTCCCGGAACAGGTCCCCCGTCAGCTTCCCTCCGCTCCCGTGGGCCACCAAGATGTACCCGGGGTCACGACCGTGCAATCTCGCCCACCTCCGCCGCCGGCTGTGCGGCCGTGCTGCGCCCGTAACGGTAGTAGGCCGCGCAGGCCCCTTCCGCCGACACCATGCAGGCCCCCATGGGGTACGACGGCGTGCACGCCGTGCCGAACAGGGGGCAGTCCGGCGGGGTCGCCACCCCCCGCAGCACCTCACCGCAGCGGCAGCCCCTGGGGTCGGGCAGGGCCGGCGGCAGCAGCCCCGCAAACACTCGCAGGGCATCCATGTCGGCGTATGGGGGCCGCAGGGCAAGCCCGCTGGCCGGGATGACCCCCAACCCCCGCCACTCCTGGTCTCGGGGTTCGAAGACTTCCTCCATGACCTCCAGCGCGAGCCGGTTGCCCTCGGGGCGTACCGCCCTCCGGTACTGCACCGCCACCTCGGGCCTGCCCGACCGGATCTGGCGGAGGATCTGGAAAACGGAGTGGAGGATGTCGAGGGGTTCAAACCCGGAGATGACCACCGGGCGGCGGTACTGCTCGGCCACGAAGCGGTACGGCTCCGTACCGATGATGACGCTCACGTGCCCGGGCCCGATGAAGGCATCCACCCTCACGTCGGGAGCCTCGAGGATGGCCCGCAGCGCCGGCGCGATGGTGACCTGGTTGCACAGGAGCAGGAAGTTGTGCAAATGCTCGGCTCTGGCCCGCCGCACCGCCGAAGCCGTCCCCGGCACCGTCGTCTCGAAGCCGATGGCGAACCACACCACCGTGCGGTCCGGGTGGCGCCGGGCGATTTCCAGCGCGTCGAGCGCCGAGTAGACCATCCGCACGTCGGCGCCCAGGGCTCGGGCCTGCGCCAGGGAACGGGTGCGTCCCGGCACCCGCATCATGTCGCCGAAGGTACACAGGATGATCCCCGGCTGCTCGGCCAGCCGCACCGCCATCTCCACGACCGCCCGGGGCGTCACGCAAACCGGGCAGCCGGGGCCATGGATCATGCGAACCGAGGGCGGCAGCAGGTCGTACAGCCCGAACTTGAAGATCGCGTGAGTGTGCCCGCCGCACACCTCCATGATCCGCACGGGCCGCCCGATGGCTTCGGCCTCACGGGCAAGAGTCCGGGATAGATCCCGGGCCAGGGAGCTTTCGCGGAATTCGTCGGCGAACTTCACGGCCCCGAAGCCCCCTTCGCCGCCGCCGGCCCTGCGGGCCGAGGAAGTCCGGGCGGGGGCTCTTCCTCGGCGGGCGGAAGGTCCGCAAGCTCGGCCACCTGCCGCAAGAGCTCCAGGGTTTCCCGAGCCTCCTGCTCGTCCAGGCGGGCAATGGCGAACCCCACGTGCACCGCCACCCACTCGCCTTCCCGGACCTCGTCGAGCAGTTCCACGGAAACCTGCCGGCGTACGCCGCTCAGGTCGACCGTCGCCATCTTGTTGGGGTGAAGTCGCTCAATCCGCGCCGGCACGGCCAGGCACACCGGCCGCCACCTCCTCGGTCGCCGCCCGCTTGGCTTCGACCTGTTGAAGGATCCAGTGCGTCCACTCGTCGATCCCCGCGCCGGTACGGCACGAGGTGAAAAAGACCCGCAGGCCGGGCTGAATGCCCCTCGCGTGGCCGACGGCCCGGTCGACGTCGAAGTCGCTGGCGCCCAGCAGGTCCATCTTGGTGACGACCATGACTCCCGAGCGCCGGAAGATGGTGGGGTACTTGAGGGGCTTGTCGTCCCCCTCGGTGGTACTGAGCAGCACGGCACTGACGTCCTGCCCCAGGTCGTAGGAGGCCGGGCAGACCAGGTTGCCCACGTTTTCGAGGAAGAGGAGCTCCAGGTCCGGGCGGTCCACAGCCTCCAGGTGGGCCGTCACCATGGCAGCGTCCAGGTGGCAGACGCCGCCCGTCACGATCTGGCGCACGGGGAATCCGAAGCGGCTCAGCCGCTCGGCGTCGCGTTCGGTGGCCAGGTCGCCCACGAGCACGCCGGCCTTCACCCGGCCCGACAGGCGCTCGAGGGTGCGCTCCAACAGCGTCGTCTTGCCGGCCCCGGGCGAACTCACCAGATTGAGGCAAAACACGCCCCTCCGCTGCCACCTACTCCGCAGGGCGGCCGCCAGTTCGTCGTTGCGCGACAGTACCCGGCTGCGCACCGGCTCCGTCGGCTGCGTCATCGCGTTCCACCTCCAGGCTCACCACGTCCAGCTCTTTGCCGGCCACCACGCGCGTCCGCAGAGAGCCGCAGCGGCCGCATGCCACCGAATGGGGCCGGGGATCCGTCTCGACCCCGCATTGCGGGCAAAAGACCCGCAGCTCGATCCAGCAGAGCTCCAGCCGGGCATTCTGGCAACGCGACCACCCGGCGCGGGCAGCTTCCCAGGCGAAGGCCAGCGCGTCGGGATCGACGCCGGAAAGCTCTCCCACCGATACCTGCACCCTGACCACCCGGGCGGCGCCGGCTCGCACCGCCGATTCGTCGGCAATCCGGGCGATCTCCAGGGCGATGGAGAGCTCATGCACGGCCGGGCGTCACCGCCCCTCCTCCCGACCCGCACCGCCGCGCCGTTCGACGGGCACCCCCCAGCGCCTCAGCCAGGCTGCCGCGGCGTCCACCACGGCGGGCAGGGCCCGCCGGACGGGATCGCTGAGCCCCACTCCCGGGTCCAGCCGGCCTGCCACGACGCCCACCAGCCGCAGCCGCCGCGGCAGCCGCCGGCGCCAGGCCGCCAGGGCCAGCACCTCTCGGACGTCCACCTGGTGCTCGGAGAGCTTGAGGCCCGAGCCGCCGATGAGCTCTGCCGCTTCGAGCTCCGCCACCGTGCCCGGCTCCGCCTGGCCCACCATCGCATCCACGATGACCAGCGCCGGTGCGTCTTCGATGATCCCCAGCAGCGCGATGCCCTGGGTGCCCCCGTCGACCACGTCAAGGCCCGGCGGGCGGCGGTAGCGGGTTTCGAAGAGCCTGAGCGCCTCGATGCCGGCGCCGTCATCGCCGTACAGCGGGTTGCCCAGGCCCAGCAGGATGGCCCTGGAGCCGGGCCCGTCCTCGCATCCCTTTTCGTGGGCCGGCGTCCTCACTGCCGGCCCGGCACCTGCCCTCACCGCCGCCCGCCTGCCATCGTGACGGTAGCGACCTCGTGGCGCCGGCTTCGCTGTTCGCTTTCGTTTGCCAGCCGGCACAGGTAGTAGCCGCTGAACATGGAGCTGATGAGCCCCTGCCGCGCCAGTGCGTCCACCCGGATCACCTGGTACAGGTGAGCGATGACGAAGATGGGGAAGAACCAGGCCACCACGTGGTGCCACAGCCGCAGAGGCCGGGTGGCCCCCACCAGCCCCACCAGCCATCCCGACAGGTGGCCCCACGTCCCGTCGGGGTGGGCCTCGGCGTACAGGGCGAAACCCGTCAGCAGCATGAACATGGAGGCCGTGAACAACAGCCCGTGGGCCATGCGGGCGAGATGGTTGTCATTGGGTAACGGCTGAGACTCGTGGGGCGAGGCCAGCGCCAGCTCCCGGGCCTCCTTGAGCGCGGACTTCCACGCGCGGCGGCTCCAGAACGCGAAGATGTTGCGCGCCTGGGCGTTGCCCACGAAAAACCAGTAAATGCGGAAAAGCCAGTTGGCCAAGAAGACGTACGCCGCCGTGAAGTGGACGTACCGCACCCACCCGAACGTGAAGGTCCGATAGGGTTCGCCGCCTCCCAGCGGCATCGCCCGCCCGATGAGAAGCCCGGTGACGAACAGCGTCGCGATGCAGGCCGCATTGATCCAGTGGAACAGCCGCACCGGCAGCTCCCACACGTAGGTGTTTCCCACCGCCGCCACCGGCGTTTGCGTCGAGGCTCGTTGCGTCACTGCCGCTGCCATGGTGCCGCTCCCCTCCTAAAAGGCCCGCACCCGCACGTGCGTGCTGCCCGCGGGATCCACCACGTGCACGGAGCAGGCCAGGCACGGGTCGAACGAGTGGATGGTTCGCAGGATCTCCAGGGGCTGGTCTGAGACCCGCACGGGGTTGTCGAGCATGGCGGCCTCGAACGCGCCGCGCCGGCCGGCGGCGTCCCTGGGCGAACCGTTCCAGGTGGTGGGCACCACGGCCTGGTAGTGAGCGATCTTGCCGTTCTCGATGCGGATCCAGTGGCCGAGCGCGCCGCGCGGAGCTTCGGTCGTTCCCACGCCCTCCGCCCGGGCCGGCCAGCTCGACGGGTCCCAGCGCTCATGGTTGACGGTGATGAGGTCGCCTGCCTTGATGTTGGCCACCAGTTGCCGGTAAAACCCGCCCAGCCACCCGGCGACCAGCTTCGTTTCCAGAGCCCTCGCCAGGGTGCGGCCCAGGGTGGAGAAGAGCGCCTCTCTCGGCAGCTTCAGCCGGGCCAGTGCGTCGTCCACCACCGCCCGCACGTCCTCTCGGCCGCTGGCGTAGGCTACCATCAGGCGCGCCAGCGGCCCCACCTCCATGGGGACGTCCCGCCAGCGCGGCGACTTGATCCAGCTGTACTTGCCGGAGGTATCGAGCTGGCGGTATGGGGGCCTCGGGCCGGTGTGGTGGAACTGCGTCTGCCCCTCGAAGGGGTGCAGCGCCTTGTCGTCGCCGTCGTCATAGCGGTACCAGGAGTGGGTCACGTACTCCCGCACCTGCTCCGGGTCTTTGGGGTCGACTTCGTGCACCTCGTCGAGGTTGCGGTCGAGCACGGCGCCGCGGGGCAAGAGATAGCTCTCCGGCTCCCGGATGTCGGTCCGGGGGAGGTCCCCATACGCCAGGTAGTTGCCGAGCCCACCGCCCCATCGCTCGTCCTTGTAGAAACCGGCGATGGCCAGCACGTCGGGTACGTAGAGCTGGTCGACCACCTCCTGTGCTTGCTGGATGAGCGAACCCACCATCGCGAGACGCTCGGCGTTGACGGCGGAGGGGTCGTTCGGGTCCAGCGACACCGGGACTCCGCCCACCAGGTAATTGGGGTGCGGGTTCTTGCCGCCGAATACGGCGTGGATCTTGACGATCTCCTTCTGCCACTCCAAAGCCTCCAGGTAGTGCGCGACCGCCATCAAATTCGCCTCGGGCGGCAGGCGGTACCCCGGATGGCCCCAGTAGCCGTTGGTGAACGGCCCGAGTTGCCCGCCCGCCGCAAAATCGGCCAGGCGCTTTTGAACGTCCCGGAAGTACCCCATCGACGAACGAGGCCACGACGAAATGCTCTGGGCAAGCCGGCTGGCGGCGGCGGGGTCGGCTTTGAGCGCGCTCAGCACGTCCACCCAGTCCATGGCGTGCAGGTGGTAGAAGTGCACCACGTGGTCGTGGATCATCAGCGCCGCCGCCATGATGTTGCGGACGAGGTTGGCGTTGGGCGGCACCCGGATGTCGAGCGCGTCCTCCACCGCCCGTATCGACGTGAGCGCGTGGACCGTGGTGCAGACGCCGCAGATGCGCTGGGCCAGCGCCCAGGCGTCTCGCGGGTCCCGGCCGGGCAGGATCAGTTCCAGGCCCCGCACCATGGTGCCCGAGCTGTAAGCGTCCACCACTCGCCCGGTCTCCACCACGGCCTCGATGCGCAGGTGTCCTTCGATGCGCGTGACAGGGTCGACGACGATGCGCTCGGCCACAGGCTTCACCCCTCCTTGCCCTCATCGCGGGCTCCGCCGGCACCACCCGGCTGCGGCCTGCCGCCGCGAGCCTCGACCAGGCTTCGGACCGCGGTGGCCCCGGCGTGGGCCACGGCCGCGGCCGCCGCCACGCCCACGGCCACGGTGCCCACCGTGTCCGGGTTACGGCCCACGGCGCCGGCAGGGGCCCCGACCGTCTGCACGTAAAACGGCGCCTGGTCCCAGAACCCCCGCTCCGCGCAGCCGAGACACGGGTGGCCCGACTGGATGGGGTAGCTGACCCCGCCGTTCCAGCGGACGAGCGCGCACGCGTTGTACGTGGACGGACCCCGGCAGCCCAACTTGTACAGGCACCAGCCGTGCCGGTATCCGTAGTCGTCGAACGACTCGGCGAACAGCCCGGCGTCGAAGTAGGCACGCCGCACGCACGTGTCGTGCACGCGCTTGCCGTAGAAGGCCTTGGGACGCCCGAGAACGTCGAGCTCAGGCGGCCTCTCGAACGTGATGAGGTGCACCAGGAGGGCCGCCATCACCTCGCCGATAGGCGGACAGCCCGGCACCTGGATGACCGTCTTGCCGGGAAGCAGCTTCGCGATCCCCGACGCACCGGTGGGGTTGGGGCGGGAGGACTGGACGCATCCCCAGGAGGCGCAGTTGCCGTACGCGATAACGGCCATGGCCGTTTCGGCCTCTTCCCGCAGGATGTCGAGGGCCGACCGTCCTCCGATGGTGCAGTACGCCTCGTCACGGGTGGGGATGCTTCCCTCGACGGCAAGCACGTAGCGACCCGCATATTTCTCCAGGGTCTGGCGCGCCGCCCCTTCGGCCTGGTGCCCGGCCGCCGCCATCAAGACCTCGTGGTAGTCCAGCGAGATCAGGTCCAGGATGATGTCGGCGACCAGAGGATGGGAGGCGCGGATGAGCGATTCGCTGCAGCACGTGCATTCCTGAAAGCTTCTCCAGATGACGGGAACACGCGGCTTGGCTTGGAGCGCCTGGGCCACCTGAGCACTGGCCTGAGCCGGCAGGCCCAGGGTTGCCGCCATCGCGGTGCAAAACCTGAAGAAGTCCCGCCGCGACATCCCTCTGGCCATCAAGGCGTCATAGACAGATTCCACCCGCGCTCCCTCCTCGACAGGTTCTCACGGTGTGCACCGTGGCTACACCTCCCCTGAATCCCGACCGATCACGCGAACGAATATGATATCGGTTACCCAGCTTCGACAGACCTTCCTCCCCTCCTGCAGGCTGGGGCACGGGTCTGTGCAAAATGGCGATCGGCGCAACGGGGACCGGGTTCGAGGCGCCTCGTGGCCGGCTCAGCAGTGCGCAGGCAGGCCGCAATCCTCGAGCGCTGAAGCGTTTTGCAGGACCTCCCGGGCCGGGCCGTCGAGCCGGATGCGCCCGTCGAACAGCACGAGCGCCCGGTGGGCCACTTTGGATACCCACGCGAGGTCGTGCGTGGCCATCAGCAAGGCGTCCCATTCGATCATCGACAGCGCATCGGCTAGCCGGCATCGCCATCCCGGGTCGAGCCCCCCCGTGGGCTCGTCCAGCGCCAGGATGGAGGGATCGAGGGCCAGCACCGTAGCCAGCGCGGCGAGGCGCTTTTGTCCCCCGGAAAGGCGATGGCCCGAATGGGCCGCGTGCGATGTCAGGCGGAACCGTTCCAGAAGCGCCCGAGCCGCTTCCAGCGCCTCTTCTCGTGCAACCCCGTAATTGCACGGGCCGAACGCCACGTCCTCCAGCAGGGTGGGCATGAAGAGCTGATCATCCGGGTTTTGAAACACCAGCCCGACCCGGCGGCGGATGGCCTTCAAGTGGGGTTCGCGGACAGGCGTCTCGTAAACGAGCACCTCCCCCGACTCGGGCCGCTGCAGCCCGATGAGAAGGTGCAACAGGGTGGACTTGCCCACCCCATTGGCTCCGAGGAGGGCGACGCGCTCGCCCCGCCGCACGGAGAAGGAGACGCCCCGCAGCACCGGTTCGCCACCCGGATAGCGGAACCAGAGGTCGCGCACCTCCAGCACCGGCTCCCTCAGGGCCAAAGGTACGAGCCTCCCACCATGACCGCCGCCGCAGCGGCGATCCCCGCCATCAGGTGGCGTTCGCGGGAGCCGGCGGGCAGGCCGGAGGGCAGCGGCTGCGAGTAGCCCCGGGCCAGCATGGCGGCGTGCACCCGATCGGCCCGATCCAGCGCCCGCACCAGGCCCGCCCCGATCATGGCCACGCCGGCCCGCCGGGCCCAGGGGCCCGCCGCCACCAGCCCTCGAGCCCCTGCCGCCTGCCTGGCCCGCACGAGTTCGCCGGCGAGCACGTGGCCGTAGCGGGCGGCCAGCACCATGACGTCCCGCAACGGCCCAGGCGCAGGAAGACGCACCAGGGCTGCAGTTGCCGCTTCGGTGCCCATTGCCAGCACCACCGCATCGACGGCCAGCAGAGACGTCAATGCCCGCCCCAACGCGAAGGTAGCCCGCTCCCATCCCATCGGCAGCACCATCAGCGCCAGGAGCGCAACCTCCGCTCCCAGCACCCGCACCAGCCGCGCCATCGGCGGGCGGGCCGAGGCGGCGAGCACGGCCACTCCGGCTCCGTACGCTGCCAGCCAAGGCCAGGCGCCGGGGCGGATCAGGGCAGCGCCGGCCGCCAGCACCAGGGCCGCCCGCAGCCGAAGATCGTCACCGGTGCTTGCGCCGGTGTCCGGGCGGATCAAGCCGTCTCACGCCTGCGCTCGCCGGCCCGGACCAGAAGGTAGGCGGCTCCGAAGGCCGCGACCGCGCCCAGGATACCGGCCAGGCTGCGCCCGGGTAGTTGGGCCAGGCCGGGGACGGTGTAGTCCGGAAGAGGTGCAGGCACCGCGCTGCCGGTTCGCTCCACCAGACCCAGTTGTCCCGCTGCCCACTCCAGGCCGTCAGGAAGGGCCGACGCCAGCATGGAGAGCACCCCGGCCACCATCACGGTGGCGGCGACAGGCACCCACCAGCTCCCGCGCCGTTGTTCATCGTCCGGCAGCAGATCGGGGCGGGCAGACGCCAAGTAGGCCACCAGTGCGGCCGTGATGAGTCCTTCGGCCACGGCGATGAGGGCATGGATGCCGCCCATCACTGCGAACGCCAGGCGTGCGGGGGCCGCGTCCGAAAGGGCCAGCTCGGCCGCCGTGGCCAGTGCCGACGCCTCCACACTCACCGCCGCGCCCAGCCCGGCCGCCAGCGGCAGGTGTCG is from Limnochorda sp. L945t and encodes:
- the hypD gene encoding hydrogenase formation protein HypD; this encodes MKFADEFRESSLARDLSRTLAREAEAIGRPVRIMEVCGGHTHAIFKFGLYDLLPPSVRMIHGPGCPVCVTPRAVVEMAVRLAEQPGIILCTFGDMMRVPGRTRSLAQARALGADVRMVYSALDALEIARRHPDRTVVWFAIGFETTVPGTASAVRRARAEHLHNFLLLCNQVTIAPALRAILEAPDVRVDAFIGPGHVSVIIGTEPYRFVAEQYRRPVVISGFEPLDILHSVFQILRQIRSGRPEVAVQYRRAVRPEGNRLALEVMEEVFEPRDQEWRGLGVIPASGLALRPPYADMDALRVFAGLLPPALPDPRGCRCGEVLRGVATPPDCPLFGTACTPSYPMGACMVSAEGACAAYYRYGRSTAAQPAAEVGEIARS
- a CDS encoding HypC/HybG/HupF family hydrogenase formation chaperone, producing MCLAVPARIERLHPNKMATVDLSGVRRQVSVELLDEVREGEWVAVHVGFAIARLDEQEARETLELLRQVAELADLPPAEEEPPPGLPRPAGPAAAKGASGP
- the hypB gene encoding hydrogenase nickel incorporation protein HypB is translated as MTQPTEPVRSRVLSRNDELAAALRSRWQRRGVFCLNLVSSPGAGKTTLLERTLERLSGRVKAGVLVGDLATERDAERLSRFGFPVRQIVTGGVCHLDAAMVTAHLEAVDRPDLELLFLENVGNLVCPASYDLGQDVSAVLLSTTEGDDKPLKYPTIFRRSGVMVVTKMDLLGASDFDVDRAVGHARGIQPGLRVFFTSCRTGAGIDEWTHWILQQVEAKRAATEEVAAGVPGRAGAD
- a CDS encoding hydrogenase maturation nickel metallochaperone HypA/HybF yields the protein MHELSIALEIARIADESAVRAGAARVVRVQVSVGELSGVDPDALAFAWEAARAGWSRCQNARLELCWIELRVFCPQCGVETDPRPHSVACGRCGSLRTRVVAGKELDVVSLEVERDDAADGAGAQPGTVAQRRTGGRPAE
- a CDS encoding hydrogenase maturation protease gives rise to the protein MRAGAGPAVRTPAHEKGCEDGPGSRAILLGLGNPLYGDDGAGIEALRLFETRYRRPPGLDVVDGGTQGIALLGIIEDAPALVIVDAMVGQAEPGTVAELEAAELIGGSGLKLSEHQVDVREVLALAAWRRRLPRRLRLVGVVAGRLDPGVGLSDPVRRALPAVVDAAAAWLRRWGVPVERRGGAGREEGR
- the cybH gene encoding Ni/Fe-hydrogenase, b-type cytochrome subunit, translated to MAAAVTQRASTQTPVAAVGNTYVWELPVRLFHWINAACIATLFVTGLLIGRAMPLGGGEPYRTFTFGWVRYVHFTAAYVFLANWLFRIYWFFVGNAQARNIFAFWSRRAWKSALKEARELALASPHESQPLPNDNHLARMAHGLLFTASMFMLLTGFALYAEAHPDGTWGHLSGWLVGLVGATRPLRLWHHVVAWFFPIFVIAHLYQVIRVDALARQGLISSMFSGYYLCRLANESEQRSRRHEVATVTMAGGRR
- a CDS encoding nickel-dependent hydrogenase large subunit, translating into MAERIVVDPVTRIEGHLRIEAVVETGRVVDAYSSGTMVRGLELILPGRDPRDAWALAQRICGVCTTVHALTSIRAVEDALDIRVPPNANLVRNIMAAALMIHDHVVHFYHLHAMDWVDVLSALKADPAAASRLAQSISSWPRSSMGYFRDVQKRLADFAAGGQLGPFTNGYWGHPGYRLPPEANLMAVAHYLEALEWQKEIVKIHAVFGGKNPHPNYLVGGVPVSLDPNDPSAVNAERLAMVGSLIQQAQEVVDQLYVPDVLAIAGFYKDERWGGGLGNYLAYGDLPRTDIREPESYLLPRGAVLDRNLDEVHEVDPKDPEQVREYVTHSWYRYDDGDDKALHPFEGQTQFHHTGPRPPYRQLDTSGKYSWIKSPRWRDVPMEVGPLARLMVAYASGREDVRAVVDDALARLKLPREALFSTLGRTLARALETKLVAGWLGGFYRQLVANIKAGDLITVNHERWDPSSWPARAEGVGTTEAPRGALGHWIRIENGKIAHYQAVVPTTWNGSPRDAAGRRGAFEAAMLDNPVRVSDQPLEILRTIHSFDPCLACSVHVVDPAGSTHVRVRAF
- a CDS encoding hydrogenase small subunit, with protein sequence MESVYDALMARGMSRRDFFRFCTAMAATLGLPAQASAQVAQALQAKPRVPVIWRSFQECTCCSESLIRASHPLVADIILDLISLDYHEVLMAAAGHQAEGAARQTLEKYAGRYVLAVEGSIPTRDEAYCTIGGRSALDILREEAETAMAVIAYGNCASWGCVQSSRPNPTGASGIAKLLPGKTVIQVPGCPPIGEVMAALLVHLITFERPPELDVLGRPKAFYGKRVHDTCVRRAYFDAGLFAESFDDYGYRHGWCLYKLGCRGPSTYNACALVRWNGGVSYPIQSGHPCLGCAERGFWDQAPFYVQTVGAPAGAVGRNPDTVGTVAVGVAAAAAVAHAGATAVRSLVEARGGRPQPGGAGGARDEGKEG
- a CDS encoding energy-coupling factor ABC transporter ATP-binding protein; this translates as MALREPVLEVRDLWFRYPGGEPVLRGVSFSVRRGERVALLGANGVGKSTLLHLLIGLQRPESGEVLVYETPVREPHLKAIRRRVGLVFQNPDDQLFMPTLLEDVAFGPCNYGVAREEALEAARALLERFRLTSHAAHSGHRLSGGQKRLAALATVLALDPSILALDEPTGGLDPGWRCRLADALSMIEWDALLMATHDLAWVSKVAHRALVLFDGRIRLDGPAREVLQNASALEDCGLPAHC
- a CDS encoding energy-coupling factor transporter transmembrane component T family protein; this translates as MIRPDTGASTGDDLRLRAALVLAAGAALIRPGAWPWLAAYGAGVAVLAASARPPMARLVRVLGAEVALLALMVLPMGWERATFALGRALTSLLAVDAVVLAMGTEAATAALVRLPAPGPLRDVMVLAARYGHVLAGELVRARQAAGARGLVAAGPWARRAGVAMIGAGLVRALDRADRVHAAMLARGYSQPLPSGLPAGSRERHLMAGIAAAAAVMVGGSYLWP
- a CDS encoding energy-coupling factor ABC transporter permease, which codes for MHIPDGFLAPGVAAATAAASAGAVALAARRSAGELQSRRAPLVGLTSAFILAAQMVNFPVTGGTSGHLMGGGLAAALLGPWAGMLSMATVLLVQAVLFGDGGITALGANVLNMAVIGVLVAHALTRAARAVLGGRTRHLPLAAGLGAAVSVEASALATAAELALSDAAPARLAFAVMGGIHALIAVAEGLITAALVAYLASARPDLLPDDEQRRGSWWVPVAATVMVAGVLSMLASALPDGLEWAAGQLGLVERTGSAVPAPLPDYTVPGLAQLPGRSLAGILGAVAAFGAAYLLVRAGERRRETA